In Paenibacillus sp. J23TS9, a single genomic region encodes these proteins:
- a CDS encoding SDR family NAD(P)-dependent oxidoreductase → MAATHKIALVTGGSRGLGRNTAIALSRKGIDVIVTYHSRMEDGMSVVREIEGYGGKAAALQLDAGDISSFEAFASQLNDVLKEKWNQDYFDFLVNNAGFGVNALLADTTEEQFDSLMNVHFKGVFFLTQRLISRIADNGRIVNISTGLTRFANEGYGAYAAMKGAIEVLTKYMAKEWGRRGIRVNAVAPGAIATDFGGGVVRDNQGVNDFIGSQTALGRVGEADDIGGVVASLCTDEMGWVNAQRIEASGGMYL, encoded by the coding sequence ATGGCAGCAACTCATAAGATCGCGCTAGTAACAGGAGGCAGCCGAGGGCTGGGCAGGAATACAGCCATCGCACTGTCCCGCAAAGGAATAGACGTCATCGTTACTTATCATTCCCGGATGGAAGATGGGATGTCGGTCGTCAGGGAAATTGAAGGTTACGGAGGGAAGGCAGCCGCGCTGCAGCTTGATGCGGGTGACATTTCCTCTTTCGAAGCGTTTGCGTCCCAATTGAATGATGTACTTAAAGAAAAATGGAATCAGGATTATTTTGATTTTTTGGTTAACAATGCAGGATTTGGGGTGAATGCTCTGCTTGCGGACACAACAGAGGAACAATTCGACAGCTTGATGAACGTGCACTTCAAGGGTGTCTTTTTCCTGACGCAGAGGTTGATATCCCGTATTGCCGATAACGGAAGGATTGTCAACATCTCGACCGGCTTAACCCGGTTTGCGAATGAAGGCTACGGAGCTTATGCGGCTATGAAAGGCGCAATCGAAGTATTGACGAAGTACATGGCCAAAGAGTGGGGACGCAGAGGCATTCGGGTCAATGCGGTTGCCCCGGGAGCGATCGCTACGGATTTCGGCGGAGGAGTAGTTAGGGATAATCAGGGGGTAAATGATTTTATCGGTTCACAAACAGCGTTAGGCAGGGTTGGAGAAGCCGACGATATTGGCGGAGTTGTGGCCTCTTTGTGTACTGACGAGATGGGCTGGGTCAACGCGCAGCGCATAGAAGCTTCCGGTGGCATGTATCTCTGA
- a CDS encoding MerR family transcriptional regulator, translating into MYYTINEVAEKFSLSAHTLRYYDKEGLLPFISRNKSGNRVFTELDLQWVALICCLKETGMPIKDMKQYSDWCMQGSRAINERKEMLIVHRSQVLKQIEDLGKNLELIDSKIAIYEDPELARKMDEHLEKTTTEN; encoded by the coding sequence ATGTACTACACCATCAACGAGGTGGCTGAAAAATTCAGTCTGTCCGCACACACATTACGTTATTATGACAAAGAAGGACTTCTGCCATTTATCTCGAGGAACAAATCCGGAAACCGGGTCTTTACTGAATTGGATCTCCAATGGGTAGCTTTGATCTGTTGCCTAAAGGAGACCGGAATGCCGATCAAAGATATGAAGCAGTACAGTGATTGGTGCATGCAGGGCAGCCGGGCGATCAACGAACGGAAAGAGATGCTTATCGTTCACCGGAGCCAAGTATTGAAGCAGATTGAGGATTTAGGGAAAAACCTTGAGCTTATCGATTCAAAAATCGCGATCTACGAAGATCCGGAACTGGCCCGAAAAATGGACGAGCATCTTGAAAAAACAACAACCGAGAATTAA
- the helD gene encoding RNA polymerase recycling motor HelD, translated as MEAKEWQTEQERLNRVREKLRARIDELEPMVTGLSDQAAEIRKRFWEEVTVNTSSDEEFEETFYTIKQQAAVLSERERRYRLLTQQWRSLNRLLPSPYFGRIDFLEDGLNSSERIYIGVSSFVDEDGLNFLVYDWRTPIASLYYDHSPGTASYDTPGGRITGTMELKRQYQIHNGQIRNMFDANVTIGDELLQQMLSKGADSQMKSIVATIQKEQNAIIRNDRSRLLIVQGAAGSGKTSAALQRVAYLLYKNRDTLKADQVVLFSPNPIFNSYVSSVLPELGEENMQQTTLQEYLEYWLGTSLRLEDPFDQIEYVLNAQSTPDYEARLQGVKYKASETFLNALQNYAQWLGREGMLFTGIRFRDRELISAKQISSKFYSYDTSLSLANRVELLQNWLLKELSILEREEREASWVKEEIHYLDNDQYAEVYGALHKDREVFDIAERYALVHEKIRNKRREDEGDFDYAEREEDLLSQKIVKASFKPLRRSIKKFSFIHVQGLYTELFSDEAAYREKTKEDEIPALWAEICKQTREKLDQQELFYEDATPYLYLKELIEGVRTNTEIRHVFVDEGQDYSPFQYEYLKKLFPRARMTVLGDFGQAIFMQSTKLQGADSPLLRLYGETETSLIRLVRSYRSTREIVEFTKELLTDESEIVPFERSGPKPLLARLEGGESRDIRMLKDIERLKADGFDSIAVITKTAAESRTAFESLREKGSGAVHLITKETINFQKGVMVVPVYLAKGIEFDAVLIYDASLQAYGRENERKLLYTASTRAMHRLHLYTTGEWSPFVQAVPANLYENATC; from the coding sequence AAGAATTTGAAGAAACGTTCTATACGATTAAACAACAGGCCGCGGTGTTATCCGAACGAGAACGGCGCTACCGGCTTCTGACGCAACAATGGAGGAGCCTGAATCGTCTGCTGCCCTCTCCTTATTTTGGAAGAATCGATTTTCTGGAGGACGGTCTGAACTCAAGTGAGCGGATTTATATCGGTGTATCTTCATTCGTCGACGAAGATGGATTAAACTTCCTGGTATATGATTGGCGCACTCCCATAGCGAGTCTTTACTATGACCATTCACCAGGTACGGCTTCTTACGACACGCCTGGTGGGCGGATCACGGGTACGATGGAGCTGAAAAGGCAATATCAGATTCATAACGGACAAATCCGTAATATGTTCGATGCGAATGTAACGATCGGTGACGAGCTTCTCCAGCAGATGTTGTCCAAAGGCGCGGACTCTCAAATGAAGAGCATCGTAGCAACGATCCAGAAGGAGCAGAACGCTATCATCCGAAACGATCGCAGCCGGCTGCTTATCGTGCAGGGGGCAGCCGGCAGCGGGAAGACCTCAGCGGCTTTGCAGCGCGTGGCGTATTTGCTGTACAAAAATCGCGATACGCTTAAAGCTGACCAGGTCGTTCTTTTTTCGCCGAATCCGATCTTTAACAGTTATGTATCCTCCGTCCTGCCCGAGCTCGGTGAGGAAAACATGCAGCAAACGACGCTGCAGGAATATCTCGAATATTGGCTTGGTACATCCTTGCGACTGGAGGATCCCTTCGATCAGATCGAATATGTGCTGAACGCACAATCCACTCCGGATTACGAAGCTCGCCTGCAAGGAGTCAAATACAAAGCATCCGAGACTTTCCTGAACGCTTTACAGAACTATGCGCAGTGGCTGGGGCGTGAAGGGATGCTATTCACCGGGATTCGGTTTCGAGACCGCGAATTGATCTCCGCGAAGCAAATAAGCTCGAAGTTTTACAGTTACGACACATCCTTGAGCTTGGCCAATCGCGTCGAGCTGCTGCAGAATTGGCTTCTGAAGGAACTGTCAATATTGGAACGTGAGGAACGCGAAGCTTCTTGGGTTAAGGAGGAGATCCATTACCTCGACAACGATCAATATGCCGAAGTTTACGGCGCGCTGCACAAGGATCGGGAAGTGTTTGACATTGCCGAGCGTTACGCCCTCGTCCACGAGAAAATACGCAATAAACGCCGGGAAGATGAAGGGGACTTCGACTATGCCGAGCGGGAGGAGGATTTGCTCAGCCAAAAAATCGTAAAGGCAAGCTTTAAACCGTTAAGAAGAAGCATCAAGAAATTTTCGTTCATTCATGTCCAAGGTCTATATACTGAGCTATTTAGCGATGAAGCTGCTTATCGGGAGAAGACGAAAGAGGACGAAATCCCGGCTTTATGGGCTGAAATCTGCAAGCAAACCAGAGAAAAGCTGGACCAACAAGAATTATTCTATGAGGATGCCACTCCATACTTGTATTTAAAAGAACTGATCGAAGGCGTTCGGACGAATACCGAGATTCGGCATGTATTCGTCGATGAGGGACAGGATTATTCGCCATTTCAATACGAGTATCTCAAAAAACTCTTCCCGCGTGCCCGCATGACGGTACTCGGCGATTTCGGCCAGGCGATCTTCATGCAGTCTACCAAGCTGCAGGGGGCAGATTCGCCGCTTCTTCGATTATATGGCGAAACCGAAACAAGCTTGATCCGCCTTGTGCGCAGTTATCGTTCAACGCGGGAGATCGTGGAGTTCACGAAAGAGCTGCTCACGGATGAATCGGAAATCGTACCTTTTGAAAGGAGCGGACCGAAGCCTCTTCTTGCCAGATTAGAAGGCGGAGAAAGTCGTGACATTCGGATGTTGAAAGACATCGAGCGGCTGAAAGCCGATGGCTTCGACTCTATAGCCGTCATTACAAAGACTGCTGCCGAAAGCCGCACAGCCTTTGAATCCTTGCGGGAGAAAGGCAGCGGAGCAGTGCATCTCATAACGAAAGAGACGATCAACTTTCAAAAAGGGGTTATGGTTGTTCCCGTATATCTCGCCAAGGGGATTGAGTTCGATGCGGTTCTGATATATGATGCTTCGCTTCAAGCATACGGACGGGAAAACGAGCGCAAGCTTTTGTATACGGCAAGTACGCGGGCCATGCATCGCCTTCATTTATATACGACGGGCGAATGGTCGCCGTTCGTGCAGGCAGTGCCTGCGAATTTATACGAGAATGCAACCTGTTGA